Proteins from a single region of Halorubrum sp. 2020YC2:
- a CDS encoding transglutaminaseTgpA domain-containing protein, translating into MSPDSSVGTGRPPSEPGGSGRRATDPAVVGVAVAAAAYLAVFLRVTNVVGGTGRTAAVLAVAGVGGVALARVVRERTALWLAGAVLVAGLSGYLLAVPESQRALFTVRSVALDVLALSTGLSVLRLALADVWVLAVAPVPTFLVGYFAGRGRHVAAASVAGGTLGFLVLTGDANTGAAVAGVVGLALAVGLSTLSTPGRRRGHAGTFAVVVAAMVVASATVTVIPAGAAAPLGLDRGTATLESSLSGDDELEVIGSTRLSPEVRYTIESPVERNWHTGAYDTYTGDGWVRTGERSALGGSLSGPPGSSESVSVSVTAETESTALPAPWKPTTASAPDDGGVELDERGSLRLAEPLEPGEEATVESRVLDADPAELRNASTDYPTAIEDRYTQLPESTPDRIGERTEEITAAADADSPYERAAAVEAYLRSEYEYSLTVERPEGDIADAFLFEMDAGYCVYFATTMAAMLRSQGIPTRFETGYTPGQQVGDDEYVVRGQNAHAWVSVYVPDQGWVAFDPTPSDPRDEARDARLAEARADGTEDVDTESSTPNQTLEAGPRTGSPDPTDGDDAPDAGGNDSTDPETGSSNETNGSTDDSSVDISRLEGAEAEGVGPSAESGDPGDGDGGGGLLPTPSAETAVYWLLVVALGVAGARRSGLTDRASRRIGPVLPRRRRDPAADAERAFADLERLLAGRYRERRPGETPRRYVDALRTLGADERVETVAAAYERAAYAGTITRDEADEARRAVRRLALERAPLVGRFVR; encoded by the coding sequence GTGAGCCCCGACTCGTCGGTCGGGACGGGTCGCCCCCCGAGCGAACCGGGCGGAAGCGGCCGGCGGGCGACCGACCCGGCGGTCGTCGGCGTCGCGGTCGCGGCCGCGGCGTACCTCGCCGTGTTCCTCCGGGTGACGAACGTCGTCGGCGGGACGGGCCGGACCGCCGCCGTCCTCGCGGTCGCGGGGGTCGGCGGGGTCGCGCTGGCGCGGGTCGTCCGCGAGCGGACCGCGCTGTGGCTCGCCGGCGCGGTCCTCGTCGCCGGGCTGTCAGGCTATCTGCTCGCGGTCCCCGAGAGCCAGCGCGCGCTGTTCACGGTCCGGAGCGTCGCCTTAGACGTCCTCGCGCTGTCGACCGGGCTCTCCGTGCTGCGGCTGGCGCTCGCGGACGTGTGGGTGCTCGCAGTGGCGCCGGTGCCGACGTTCCTCGTCGGCTACTTCGCCGGGCGCGGGCGACACGTCGCGGCCGCGAGCGTCGCCGGCGGGACCCTCGGCTTCCTCGTGCTCACCGGCGACGCGAACACCGGCGCGGCGGTCGCGGGCGTCGTCGGGCTGGCGCTCGCCGTCGGCCTCTCGACGCTGTCGACGCCGGGGCGCCGCCGCGGGCACGCCGGCACGTTCGCGGTGGTGGTCGCGGCGATGGTTGTCGCGAGCGCGACCGTCACCGTGATCCCGGCGGGCGCGGCGGCGCCGCTGGGGCTGGACCGCGGGACGGCGACGCTGGAGTCGAGCCTGAGCGGCGACGACGAGCTGGAGGTGATCGGCTCCACGCGGCTCTCCCCGGAGGTGCGGTACACGATCGAGAGCCCGGTCGAGCGGAACTGGCACACGGGCGCCTACGACACCTACACCGGTGACGGCTGGGTCAGGACCGGGGAGCGGTCGGCGCTCGGCGGCTCGCTTTCCGGCCCCCCCGGGTCGAGCGAGTCCGTCTCGGTCTCGGTCACCGCGGAGACGGAGTCGACCGCGCTGCCGGCGCCGTGGAAGCCGACGACCGCGTCCGCGCCGGACGACGGGGGGGTCGAGCTGGACGAGCGCGGCAGCCTCCGGCTCGCGGAGCCGCTCGAACCGGGCGAGGAGGCGACCGTGGAGAGCCGCGTGCTCGACGCGGACCCGGCCGAACTCCGGAACGCGAGCACCGACTACCCGACGGCCATCGAGGACCGGTACACGCAGCTCCCGGAGAGCACGCCCGACCGGATCGGCGAGCGGACCGAGGAGATAACGGCGGCGGCGGACGCCGACTCGCCGTACGAGCGGGCGGCCGCGGTCGAGGCGTACCTGCGCTCGGAGTACGAGTACTCGCTGACCGTCGAGCGGCCCGAGGGCGACATCGCGGACGCGTTCCTCTTCGAGATGGACGCCGGCTACTGCGTGTACTTCGCGACGACGATGGCGGCGATGCTCCGGTCGCAGGGGATCCCGACCCGCTTCGAGACCGGGTACACCCCGGGACAGCAGGTGGGCGACGACGAGTACGTCGTCCGGGGACAGAACGCCCACGCGTGGGTGTCTGTCTACGTGCCGGACCAGGGGTGGGTGGCGTTCGACCCGACCCCGTCCGACCCCCGCGACGAGGCCCGGGACGCCCGGCTCGCGGAGGCGCGCGCCGACGGGACGGAGGACGTCGACACCGAGTCGTCCACGCCGAACCAGACGCTCGAAGCCGGCCCCAGAACCGGCAGCCCCGACCCCACCGACGGCGACGACGCCCCCGACGCGGGCGGGAACGACTCGACCGATCCGGAGACCGGGAGTTCGAACGAGACGAACGGGTCGACGGACGACTCGTCGGTCGATATCTCGCGCCTCGAAGGCGCGGAGGCGGAGGGCGTCGGACCGAGCGCCGAGTCGGGCGATCCCGGCGACGGCGACGGCGGCGGTGGGCTCCTCCCGACTCCGAGCGCCGAGACCGCGGTGTACTGGCTGCTCGTCGTCGCGCTCGGGGTCGCGGGCGCCCGGCGGTCCGGACTGACCGACCGCGCGAGCCGGCGGATCGGACCGGTGCTCCCGCGTCGGCGGCGCGACCCGGCCGCGGACGCCGAGCGGGCGTTCGCGGACCTCGAACGGCTGCTCGCCGGGCGGTACCGCGAGCGGCGACCGGGCGAGACGCCGCGGCGCTACGTCGACGCGCTCCGGACGCTCGGCGCGGACGAGCGGGTCGAGACCGTCGCGGCCGCCTACGAGCGCGCCGCGTACGCCGGGACGATAACCCGCGACGAGGCCGACGAGGCCCGGC